The DNA segment TTTTCACGTTCGTCGTTTGATCCTCCAAAATTACTTTTCCCTCTAGCACGACCAATAGCGTCTATCTCATCTATAAATATAATAGAAGGAGATTTTTCTTTTGCTTGTTTAAAAAGGTCACGAACTCTCGATGCACCAACACCTACGAACATTTCAACAAAATCTGAACCAGAAAGCGAGAAAAAAGGAACTTTAGCTTCACCTGCAACGGCTTTAGCCAATAGTGTTTTACCAGTACCTGGAGGGCCTACCAATAAGGCTCCCTTTGGTATTTTACCACCCAATGCGGTGTATTTTTCAGGATTTTTCAAGAAATCAACGACTTCTTGTACTTCCTCTTTGGCACCTTCAAGTCCTGCAACATCTTTAAAGCTGGTTTTAACATCGGTTTTTTCGTCAAAGAGTTTTGCTTTTGATTTACCAATGTTAAATATTTGTCCGCCAGCACCGCCACCGCCGCCAGATGACATTCTTCTCATGATAAAAATCCAAATTGCTATAATTACAACAAATGGCAGTAAGGTTATTAAAAGGTCACCCCACATGTTTTCTTCGGTGTCCCAAACCAGCTGGGTGTCAAGATTGTTTTCTTTTTTTATTTCATTAATGTCATTTTCAAAATTCTGCTCATCACCAAACTCAAATTGATAATTTGGTTCGTTAGGACCAGGATCTAACATTCCAGAACCTGTGGATTTTGTATGGACATCTTTGTTCTTGGCTTCTTGTGTTAAAAAAACCTTGGCAACTTTATGATTTACTATTTTGACCTTTGCAACATCACCATCTCTCAAAAACTGTTCAAATTGTGATTTGGTAGTCTTTTCAGGTTGCGCCCAGCTGCCGCCGCCAAAAAATTGAATTCCCATAAACAATAGGAATATGGCTCCGTAAATCCAATAATTACTGAATTTTGGTTTTTTCTTTTCAGGCTTATTACCTTGGGGTTTATCGCCCTTTTTTTTATTTTCTAATGCCATAAGGCTTTGTTTCTTTAGTAAGTTGTTTCAATTTTAACAGATTTGGCGTCTCCCCATAATCCTTCTATATCGTAAAATTCCCGAATATGTTTTTGGAATACATGCACTACTACGTGCACAAAGTCCATTAGTATCCATTCGGCATTGTTGCTTCCTTCAACATGCCAAGGTTTTTCCTTTAATGCTTTACTAACAGTTTTTTGAATGGAGTTAACAATGGCGTTAACTTGTGTATTTGAGGCACCATTGCAGATGATAAAATAATCGCAAACAGTGTTTTCTAAATCCCTAAGGTCCAGAATTTCAATATCTTTCCCTTTTACATCTTCAATTCCTTTTAATATCTGAGTAATAAGTTGATCTGTTTCTTGTTCTTTCTTCGACATTAACCTAATTTAATTTTCGCAAAGTTATTACTTTTTTGTTTCTTGATACCCTAAAAAAAAGGATATAGCAATAATTTATTACAAGTGAAGATAATCAAACTTAATGCCATTGACTCAACTAACACCTACCTTAAAAGTTTAAACAAGGAAGTTACACTGGAAGATGAAGTAATAGTGCACGCAAAAAATCAGCTTGCAGGGAGGGGACAACGAGCGTCTACTTGGCAATCTAATCCGGGTGAAAGCCTTACATTTAGTGTGTTTAAGCGTATTGCCAACCTGCCTGCTGAAAATCAATTTTTATTAGTTATGCTAACAGCTTTGGCGGTAAAAGATGTGTTAAATGAAATAAAAGTTCCAAATGTAACTATAAAATGGCCAAACGACATCTTGTCACGTTCTAAAAAGCTTTGTGGTGTTTTAACTGAAAATACGCTGCAAAATACAGCTATAACCTCCTGCATTTCAGGGATTGGGTTAAATGTAAATGAAACAAGTTTTGAAAATCTGCCAGCAGCCACTTCCATAAGAATGGCGACTGAAAAAAAAGTTGATATAGATGAAGTGTTTCTTGCGGTTGTTAAAAGTGTGCTCAAAAGATTAAGAAGTATTCCTGTGGCTAATTTTCAGAAGATAAAACAAGAATACGAAGCTTCTCTTTTCAGAAAAAATAAAGTCTCAACTTTTGAACGTCCTTCAGGTTTACGCTTTAATGGCGTTATAACTGGCATTATGGATTCTGGTGCCCTATTAGTGGAACATGAAAGTGGAGAGTTGGAGTCCTTTCAAATGAAGGAAATTAGATTGTTGTATTAAAGGCTTGGAGGATTTGTACTGAATGTAAGTCTATTGAATAGAATTTCGGCTTTAAACCTTTCCGACCCTTCGGGCCGCCTTCCCTTAGCAAGGGAAGGAAAAGTAAACTTTAATAAATATAGGTCTATTAAAGCTTTTCCATATTGGTGGTAAGCGTTTCCAGAAATTTTGAAATAGGGCTTTTTATCATCATAGCCATCATACTGTTAAAGTCACCTTCAAATAAAAGCTCGGTTTTTGATGTAGTTTCATCAATAGGTTCCACATTGGCGGTTAACGTAAAAGGCAATTTGTCGCTAATAGCACCTAAAACTACTTCGTTGGGCGGGTTCGTTTCTTTTACTTCCAGAGCAATTTCGGGCATACCTTTAAGAGCAAAAACAAAAGCATTATCCCTGATTACTTCAAATTTACTGATGTTTTCTGGCATTAATTGCTCAAAGTTTTTTACATCACTTAAAAATAGACAAAGTTCTTCGCCTGATTTATTTACGGTTACTTTTTTACTAGTTAAG comes from the Marixanthomonas ophiurae genome and includes:
- a CDS encoding biotin--[acetyl-CoA-carboxylase] ligase; translated protein: MKIIKLNAIDSTNTYLKSLNKEVTLEDEVIVHAKNQLAGRGQRASTWQSNPGESLTFSVFKRIANLPAENQFLLVMLTALAVKDVLNEIKVPNVTIKWPNDILSRSKKLCGVLTENTLQNTAITSCISGIGLNVNETSFENLPAATSIRMATEKKVDIDEVFLAVVKSVLKRLRSIPVANFQKIKQEYEASLFRKNKVSTFERPSGLRFNGVITGIMDSGALLVEHESGELESFQMKEIRLLY
- a CDS encoding SRPBCC family protein; its protein translation is MNLTSKKVTVNKSGEELCLFLSDVKNFEQLMPENISKFEVIRDNAFVFALKGMPEIALEVKETNPPNEVVLGAISDKLPFTLTANVEPIDETTSKTELLFEGDFNSMMAMMIKSPISKFLETLTTNMEKL
- the rsfS gene encoding ribosome silencing factor, whose product is MSKKEQETDQLITQILKGIEDVKGKDIEILDLRDLENTVCDYFIICNGASNTQVNAIVNSIQKTVSKALKEKPWHVEGSNNAEWILMDFVHVVVHVFQKHIREFYDIEGLWGDAKSVKIETTY